The window TGGAGGTTACCTGAGGAAGAATCCAGGTGAGAGGTAGCGCCAAAGTCCATGTACCAGTTGGGTGATTGTTCAGTTAGCGTCATTGTATTGAACGCTTCCTGAAAGTCACGCGGCTGCATGTAGTTTGCGTCTGCCATGTTTGCTTCATGTTGTGTTGGGCGCGGAGAGTACGGGCGCTGAGGGAACGAGGCCCATGGTGGAGGAGGCCCTTGTTGCCATGCATTGTAAGGACTGTTCCAGTATTGTTGCGGCACATTCCAGTTTGAATATTAGGATCTTTGATTATAGTTGTAGCGTCCCCGTCCTCGACCGCCTCTGCGATTGCCGCGGTTGTTGTGTTGCTGTCTTTGGTTGATGTCCGCTGATTTGTTGTGAGGAACCGTTGCAACGAGGGCTGATGAAGACGAAGCAGCGTCGGAGTGAGGAGAAGACCCCTTGATTGGCTTGTTGAGGCGTGTTTCCTCCAGCGCTAGCATATTGCGAGCTTCTTCAAATGTCGGAAATGGCTTTTGATGTTTTATCACATTTATTATGTGATCAAACTCCTCATTAAGTCCACTGAGCATGTACATAACGAGAGTTTTGTCACTGACAGGAGCCTCAACATTCTCCAACAGGTCAGCACTGGATATGAGACTCTGTGAGTACTCATGGATTGATTGATCTCAAATTTATTTGGTTCGAAGATCATTGTCGAGCTGGATCACCCAAGATTCCTTGTTGTTTCTGAACTGGTTCTCTATCCGGAGCCATATGTCTCTGGCTGAACCACCAGTTTTGAAAGAAGACTTGAAGAGTGGCGGGGCAAGCGTACCGTAGATCCAAAGCTTGACTAAGCCATCACGCTTCTTCCTGGCGAGATCATCGTCGTCGGTCGGTACGGAGGTTCCATCGACGTGTCCTAGAAGATCAAAGGTTAAGCAGTGGGTGAGGAAGAGCTCTCTCCATGCGTCATAGTTGAACACGTCGAGATCCAACACCAAAGGTATACGGTGTTTGATGTTCGTCACTCCGAAGGCTCTCTCAATGTTTGCCATGGTGACAACTTGTAGAAGAGACTCGGTAGATAACGAAACAGAGtagaaaagaaattttttaagaagagctaagctctgataccatgaaagatGTCAATTGACTTGCTTGGTTTATTCATTGATGTTACGTTTACATATAACGGGAAGGTAGTTACAAGTTAGTATGATCTTCCTTGATTACAGGATATTTACAAAATGGAATAAGAATATCTGAGTATATTCTTTcaggaaagggtctgttctgtctggatgatGGTCATagttttgggatagtgagggcggccagtgggcaagccatgaactcactaggtctcatgccgaatatcccagtgcagatccagggaaaggtcttccctgtgaatctggtctgtgtccacctaaagaatcaagaagtgatcttaggtatggattggttgggaaagtatcgagccactctcgattgccataagggtcgtgtgcaattggagaatggacttcacccggtagagtaccaaggtcggtgtcaggctcaagagaaagtagtggtttcagcagttcgagcaaTTCAGATGCCGAAACAGGTTCTCAGTCATTCTTGgttacaattacaactacagagcctgacagttctggttttctgttagacccacgcgaggattcgttggtgtccgagttccaggatgtgtttcaggcaCTACATGGTGTCCCCCTGGATAGGTCCGATCCCTtcctgattgaactggaaccagggacagctctgccgtccaagagtccgtatcgaatggctccggccgagatggccgagctaaagaagtaattggaagaattgcttgacaaggggttaaaacggccaagtagctccccttggggtgcaccggTCCTCTTTGTGAAATAGAAGGAtagtagcatgcgtctgtgcatcgactattgAGGGTTGAACATGGTAACTGTGAAGAACAAATACCTGttacccaggatagacgagctgttggatctgCTGAAAGGAGCTAGGTGGTTTTCTAAAATCGATTTGGCCtcaggatatcatcagattcctatagagccaaacgacattaggaagacagcattaaggaccaggtacggccattacgagttcgtagtgatgccgttcggtctgaccaatgcacctgctgcattcatgaaaatgatgaacagtgtATTCCGGGACTTCttggatgaatcagtgatcatcttcattgatgatatcctgatctattccaaggacgaggaatctcatcggaaacatttgagagccgtgctggaacgattatgagagcacaaactctttgctaaactcagcaagtgcagttttttggcaaaagagtattgggttcctcggacatattgtttctgaccagggcgtctcagtggatccagagaagatcagggcaatcaaggattggccccgaccacgcagtgccacggaagttagaagcttcctagggctggcaggttactatagaaagtttgtgaagggattcacaagcttggctcagccgatgacacggttgactgggaaggacgttaagttcacatggtccgAAGAGTGTACAAGATGTTTCTACGCACTTAAGgctatgctgactagcgcacccgtcctggttcttccggaggcagaccaaccttatgtggtctacacggatgcgtccatcactggactcggtTGCGTGTTAACTCAACAGGGGAAGGTCATTTCTTACGGGTCAAGGCAGCTGTAGAaccatgagggaaactaccccacccatgatcttgaaatggctgcggtagtattcgccttaaagatttggcgatcatatttatatggggctaaagtccagatacttacagaccataaaagt is drawn from Brassica rapa cultivar Chiifu-401-42 unplaced genomic scaffold, CAAS_Brap_v3.01 Scaffold0817, whole genome shotgun sequence and contains these coding sequences:
- the LOC117131051 gene encoding uncharacterized protein LOC117131051, which encodes MANIERAFGVTNIKHRIPLVLDLDVFNYDAWRELFLTHCLTFDLLGHVDGTSVPTDDDDLARKKRDGLVKLWIYGTLAPPLFKSSFKTGGSARDIWLRIENQFRNNKESWSLISSADLLENVEAPVSDKTLVMYMLSGLNEEFDHIINVIKHQKPFPTFEEARNMLALEETRLNKPIKGSSPHSDAASSSSALVATVPHNKSADINQRQQHNNRGNRRGGRGRGRYNYNQRS